The Nitrosomonas communis genome has a segment encoding these proteins:
- the dapC gene encoding succinyldiaminopimelate transaminase has protein sequence MNPTLNNLQPYPFQKLSKLLDGITPNPLLKPIHLHIGEPKHPTPDFICQELIHNLDGLAHYPTTLGAKWLRASIATWLMRRYRLTALDPDTEVIPVNGSREALFSFAQAVIDVHSAQPPVVVCSNPFYQIYEGAALLAGATPYFLNTLAKNNFVLDFAQLTTDIWSRTQLVYVCSPSNPTGRVMTMEEWQQLFALSDRYGFIIASDECYSEIYFDEDDPPLGALEAARQLGRDGFPRLVVFSSLSKRSNVPGMRSGFVAGDAAILKKFLLYRTYHGSAMNPAVQAASKVAWADEQHVIENRRMYREKFNQAMTILAEHLPVVMPDAAFYLWLKTPISDVEFTQKLYRDYNVNVLPGSYLAREAHGVNPGESFVRIALVAPLADCMEAMERIKDCCI, from the coding sequence ATGAATCCAACGCTGAACAATCTGCAGCCTTATCCTTTCCAGAAACTTTCCAAATTATTGGATGGAATCACGCCTAATCCATTGCTTAAGCCCATTCATTTGCATATTGGTGAGCCTAAACATCCTACCCCTGATTTCATTTGCCAGGAGCTCATTCATAATCTGGACGGATTGGCGCATTATCCCACGACCCTGGGTGCCAAGTGGCTACGCGCGAGCATTGCTACCTGGCTGATGCGACGTTATCGATTGACCGCGCTTGATCCGGATACTGAAGTGATTCCGGTCAATGGCAGTCGTGAAGCTTTGTTTTCATTTGCCCAGGCTGTGATTGATGTCCATAGCGCACAACCTCCGGTAGTAGTGTGTTCCAATCCTTTTTATCAGATTTACGAGGGAGCGGCCTTATTAGCGGGAGCAACGCCTTATTTTCTCAATACGTTGGCTAAGAATAATTTTGTCTTGGATTTTGCGCAACTAACGACGGATATCTGGTCACGTACGCAGCTTGTCTATGTCTGTTCGCCCAGCAATCCGACCGGCAGGGTCATGACCATGGAGGAATGGCAACAGTTATTTGCGCTATCGGATCGTTATGGCTTCATCATTGCCTCGGATGAATGTTATTCGGAGATTTATTTTGATGAGGATGATCCCCCGTTAGGTGCGTTGGAAGCTGCCCGTCAGTTGGGTCGAGATGGCTTTCCCCGATTAGTGGTGTTCAGTAGTTTATCCAAGCGCTCGAATGTGCCTGGAATGCGCTCCGGTTTTGTGGCAGGCGATGCGGCTATTCTGAAAAAATTTTTGCTATATCGCACTTATCATGGCAGCGCCATGAATCCAGCGGTACAGGCGGCCAGTAAAGTGGCATGGGCTGATGAGCAGCATGTGATCGAAAACCGCCGCATGTATCGGGAAAAATTCAATCAGGCCATGACTATCCTGGCAGAACATCTGCCGGTTGTTATGCCCGATGCGGCTTTCTATTTATGGCTAAAAACACCCATCAGCGATGTTGAATTCACGCAAAAGTTATATCGCGATTATAATGTCAATGTTTTGCCGGGCAGCTACCTTGCACGTGAGGCTCATGGTGTGAATCCAGGCGAAAGTTTCGT
- a CDS encoding DMT family transporter, which translates to MLTKQKNIVPITALLIGAAFWGVAWYPFRLLELSGIRGEASTTFTYFIALLIGLVLFHKQIRTFNFWDKAVYLLVWIGVCSGLANMAYILGIIHGEVMRVLLLFYLAPLWTILFARVLLSEKLGLPGYWVALLSLTGAMTMLWQPENDFPFPTSFGDWMGLSGGIMFALANVLVRKNQAHNIQLKSMAIWLGVTLIGFFASWKMESLPFISDISTDIWLLLLALGLTIFLLSIILQYGLTHIPANQAIVIMLFELIVAAIASYFLANETMTPKEWIGGLMIISATLFSAHISYEDPISQ; encoded by the coding sequence ATGTTGACCAAGCAAAAAAATATTGTACCCATCACGGCTTTACTCATTGGTGCGGCTTTCTGGGGCGTAGCGTGGTACCCCTTTCGTTTGCTGGAACTGTCTGGAATCAGGGGAGAAGCTTCTACTACTTTCACTTACTTTATTGCGTTATTAATTGGGCTTGTATTATTTCACAAACAAATTCGAACATTCAATTTCTGGGATAAAGCAGTTTATTTACTCGTCTGGATTGGTGTATGTTCGGGCTTGGCGAATATGGCCTACATTCTGGGAATCATTCATGGTGAGGTCATGCGAGTTTTACTTCTGTTTTATCTGGCGCCACTATGGACAATTTTATTTGCACGGGTTCTACTTAGTGAAAAATTGGGTCTACCTGGGTACTGGGTTGCTCTGCTGTCCTTAACCGGCGCAATGACCATGCTATGGCAACCGGAAAATGATTTTCCTTTTCCCACATCATTTGGTGACTGGATGGGATTGTCAGGTGGCATTATGTTTGCCCTGGCCAACGTACTGGTTCGTAAAAATCAAGCGCACAATATTCAATTAAAATCAATGGCGATTTGGCTGGGTGTCACGTTAATTGGATTTTTTGCATCCTGGAAAATGGAATCTCTCCCGTTCATCTCTGACATCTCTACAGATATCTGGTTACTTTTGCTGGCGCTCGGGTTAACGATCTTCTTGCTGAGTATAATATTGCAATATGGTTTAACCCATATTCCAGCAAATCAGGCTATTGTCATTATGTTATTCGAGCTGATTGTTGCTGCCATCGCATCATATTTTCTTGCAAATGAGACTATGACGCCTAAAGAGTGGATAGGTGGTTTAATGATTATCTCGGCAACTCTTTTTTCCGCACATATTAGTTATGAAGACCCTATATCTCAGTAG
- the corA gene encoding magnesium/cobalt transporter CorA, whose product MLINCVAYENGKRVADLDVEEISDYLKRPECFVWVALQDATPEELSRMKEEFNLHELAVEDARHGHQRPKLEEYGESLFVVMHLLELDNGESCLGEMHIFVGHNYVLSVRNRSQRHFLGVRKRCEQEPHLLKQGPAFVLYALMDAVVDRYFPIIDHLESELEEIEGRIFSKGAARANIERLYGLKRKVMVLKHAVAPLMEVAGKLSGSRGPAVCHNSRDYFRDVYDHLLRIDASIDTIRDTISTAIQVNLSIVAIEYNDVSKRLAAWGGIFAAATALAGIWGMNFEHMPELEWEYGYLVALLTICSACVVLYIRFKKAGWL is encoded by the coding sequence GTGCTCATTAATTGTGTAGCTTATGAAAACGGTAAGCGGGTGGCTGATCTCGATGTAGAGGAAATCAGTGACTACCTGAAAAGGCCGGAATGTTTTGTCTGGGTTGCGCTGCAGGATGCAACGCCTGAAGAACTGAGCAGGATGAAGGAAGAATTCAATCTCCATGAACTTGCGGTAGAAGATGCGCGTCACGGTCATCAGCGCCCCAAGCTGGAAGAATATGGCGAATCCCTTTTCGTGGTAATGCATCTGCTTGAGCTTGATAACGGGGAAAGCTGCCTTGGGGAAATGCACATCTTTGTTGGACATAACTATGTTCTTTCGGTCAGGAATCGAAGTCAGCGCCATTTTCTGGGTGTACGTAAACGCTGTGAACAAGAACCCCATCTGCTAAAGCAAGGGCCTGCCTTTGTGCTGTATGCCCTGATGGATGCAGTGGTGGATCGCTATTTCCCCATAATCGACCATCTTGAATCAGAGCTGGAAGAAATCGAAGGGCGGATTTTTTCCAAAGGAGCTGCTCGTGCGAATATTGAGCGTCTCTATGGACTCAAGCGCAAGGTCATGGTACTGAAACACGCTGTAGCTCCGCTCATGGAGGTGGCTGGCAAGTTGTCTGGCAGCCGTGGCCCGGCAGTGTGCCACAATAGCCGGGATTACTTCCGGGATGTCTATGATCACTTGCTTCGGATTGATGCTTCGATCGACACTATTCGAGATACCATCAGCACGGCTATCCAGGTCAATCTTTCTATCGTGGCTATTGAATACAATGATGTGAGCAAGCGGCTGGCGGCATGGGGTGGAATTTTTGCCGCGGCTACAGCCTTAGCCGGAATTTGGGGAATGAATTTCGAGCACATGCCCGAATTGGAATGGGAATATGGCTATCTCGTCGCGCTGCTAACTATCTGCTCGGCCTGTGTCGTCCTTTATATTCGGTTCAAGAAAGCTGGATGGCTGTAA
- the mgtA gene encoding magnesium-translocating P-type ATPase, whose amino-acid sequence MAAASDNQAWWLKPLSECQRELNADSNGLSDAEALSRLSKYGPNVFRDHHELPLFIQFLSRFKNPLVILLLVASAISAFTGEMTDFVIIMVMVISSVTLDFVQEHRAGKAAESLRRSISVRAIVMRDNKTLEVPLVNVVPGDIVLLSAGDIVPADGFVLEANDFFVKQALLTGESYPIEKRPGPLASDSTDLQSATHAVFMGTFVVSGSAKILAVKTGASTEIGAIAHSITRHLPATSFEISAHRFGLLILRLTILLVLFVLLVNALMHKPLLESFLFAVALAVGLTPELLPMVVSVTLARGAVSMARKQVIVKRLASIQNLGSMDTLCTDKTGTLTEARIVLQQHVDPQGNSSERVLELAYLNSFFETGLKSPLDEAILDHKNIDVDVWKKIDEIPFDFERRRVSVLVDNGESRLLVVKGAPEEIMGLCTCYETQGNKTQTPLDQPSREQIHGKLASFEKEGFRVLGIAWREVPLNHPHAVLSDETGLVFAGFACFLDPPKASASVALSALQKSEVTVKIVTGDSELVTQHICTQLNIPITGILTGREIAQMDDSVLRVKVESTNLFCRVNPSQKERVILALKARGHVVGYLGDGINDAPPLHSADVGLSVDSAVDVAKEAADMILLNHDLNVIHAGVLEGRRTFGNIMKYIMMGTSSNFGNMFSMAGAALFLPFLPMLPTQILLNNILYDLSEVPIPLDKVDAEELQKPRELDINFIRNYMLVIGPISSVFDFLTFYIMLTLLEADEALFQTGWFIESLCTQVLVIFIIRTRGNPLKSRAHPILVATSLTVVVLAVTIPFTPVGTYFGFVPPPARFYFILAVMVITYLIVVEVAKRSFYRRYHSFARSNKYPFLNQN is encoded by the coding sequence ATGGCAGCAGCTTCCGACAATCAAGCCTGGTGGCTCAAGCCTCTTTCAGAATGTCAGAGAGAATTGAACGCTGATTCTAACGGATTATCTGATGCTGAGGCTCTCTCCCGACTGAGCAAATATGGTCCTAATGTCTTCCGCGATCACCATGAGCTGCCCTTATTCATACAGTTTCTTTCCCGTTTTAAAAATCCACTGGTCATTCTCCTTCTTGTCGCCAGTGCAATCTCAGCATTTACCGGGGAAATGACCGACTTTGTCATTATCATGGTGATGGTGATATCAAGCGTAACCCTTGATTTCGTTCAGGAGCATCGAGCTGGCAAAGCAGCAGAAAGCTTGCGCCGTTCCATATCGGTGCGTGCCATAGTTATGCGTGACAACAAGACATTGGAAGTGCCACTGGTTAACGTTGTTCCTGGCGACATTGTTTTGCTTTCAGCGGGAGATATCGTTCCAGCGGATGGTTTTGTGTTGGAGGCGAACGATTTTTTCGTCAAGCAAGCATTACTGACAGGTGAATCCTATCCAATAGAAAAAAGACCCGGTCCGCTTGCGTCCGATAGCACTGATCTACAAAGTGCCACTCACGCTGTGTTTATGGGCACGTTTGTAGTCAGTGGCAGTGCCAAAATACTGGCGGTCAAAACAGGCGCCAGTACCGAGATCGGGGCCATCGCTCATAGTATTACTCGCCACCTGCCAGCCACCTCTTTCGAGATTAGTGCACACCGGTTTGGCCTACTTATTCTGCGTCTGACTATTTTGCTGGTTCTATTTGTCTTGCTGGTGAATGCGCTCATGCATAAGCCACTGCTGGAATCCTTTCTATTTGCAGTGGCGCTTGCTGTGGGGCTGACCCCGGAACTTTTGCCCATGGTCGTGTCGGTAACTTTGGCACGAGGGGCAGTTTCCATGGCCAGGAAGCAAGTCATCGTCAAGCGGCTTGCTTCCATTCAGAATCTGGGATCAATGGATACCCTTTGTACGGATAAGACGGGCACGCTGACTGAAGCAAGAATCGTACTCCAGCAGCATGTCGACCCACAAGGTAATAGCAGTGAACGGGTACTGGAACTCGCCTATCTCAATAGTTTCTTTGAAACAGGCTTAAAAAGTCCGCTTGATGAGGCGATTCTTGACCACAAGAATATTGATGTGGACGTCTGGAAGAAAATCGATGAAATCCCATTCGATTTTGAAAGACGGCGTGTTTCAGTCCTGGTGGACAACGGTGAAAGCCGGTTGCTGGTAGTCAAAGGTGCGCCTGAAGAAATCATGGGTCTTTGTACTTGTTATGAAACACAGGGTAATAAAACCCAGACACCCCTAGATCAGCCATCACGCGAACAGATACACGGAAAGCTTGCTTCTTTTGAGAAAGAGGGTTTTCGTGTATTAGGTATTGCCTGGCGCGAAGTTCCGTTGAATCATCCCCATGCTGTGCTCAGCGATGAAACGGGGCTTGTATTTGCAGGTTTTGCTTGCTTTCTTGATCCCCCTAAAGCAAGCGCGAGTGTCGCTCTATCTGCTCTGCAGAAAAGTGAGGTCACGGTGAAGATAGTTACGGGTGATAGTGAGCTTGTGACACAGCATATCTGTACTCAGTTAAACATTCCAATCACAGGAATATTGACGGGTAGGGAGATTGCACAAATGGATGATTCAGTTTTACGTGTTAAAGTAGAAAGTACCAACTTGTTTTGTCGGGTTAATCCCTCTCAAAAAGAGCGGGTGATCCTGGCGCTTAAAGCCCGTGGTCATGTAGTAGGTTATCTGGGAGACGGCATTAATGATGCGCCACCACTTCACTCAGCGGACGTAGGCCTATCGGTTGATTCGGCGGTCGATGTCGCCAAGGAAGCAGCCGATATGATTCTGCTGAATCATGACCTGAATGTCATCCATGCTGGCGTATTGGAAGGCCGACGTACCTTTGGCAATATAATGAAGTACATCATGATGGGCACCAGCTCCAACTTCGGTAACATGTTTAGCATGGCCGGTGCAGCCCTATTCCTGCCTTTCCTACCGATGCTTCCGACTCAAATATTGCTCAACAATATTTTGTATGATTTGTCTGAAGTGCCGATTCCCCTGGATAAAGTAGATGCTGAAGAACTCCAAAAACCGAGGGAGCTGGATATAAACTTTATACGAAATTACATGCTGGTGATCGGGCCTATCAGCTCAGTGTTTGATTTCCTGACCTTTTATATCATGCTCACATTACTCGAGGCAGATGAAGCATTATTTCAAACTGGCTGGTTTATCGAATCCCTCTGTACTCAAGTGCTGGTAATTTTCATTATTCGCACGCGTGGCAATCCGCTCAAAAGCCGTGCCCACCCCATCCTGGTTGCGACTTCCCTTACGGTTGTGGTGTTAGCTGTGACCATTCCATTTACTCCTGTGGGGACATACTTTGGCTTTGTTCCCCCGCCTGCCCGGTTCTATTTTATTCTGGCAGTGATGGTGATAACCTATCTGATAGTGGTCGAAGTGGCCAAGAGAAGTTTTTACCGGCGATATCATTCATTTGCTAGATCAAATAAGTACCCATTTCTAAATCAAAACTGA